Proteins co-encoded in one Oncorhynchus masou masou isolate Uvic2021 chromosome 22, UVic_Omas_1.1, whole genome shotgun sequence genomic window:
- the LOC135508921 gene encoding COP9 signalosome complex subunit 2-like, producing the protein MGVIRECGGKMHLREGEFEKAHTDFFEAFKNYDESGSPRRTTCLKYLVLANMLMKSGINPFDSQEAKPYKNDPDILAMTNLVSSYQNNDITEFEKILKTNHSNIMDDPFIREHIEELLRNIRTQVLIKLIKPYTRIHIPFISKELNIYVCDVESLLVQCILDGTINGRIDQVNQLLELDHQKRNGARYMALDKWTNQLNTLNQAIVSKLA; encoded by the exons ATGGGAGTCATCAGAG AGTGTGGAGGTAAAATGCATTTGAGAGAAGGGGAGTTTGAGAAGGCTCACACAGACTTCTTCGAGGCGTTTAAGAACTACGATGAATCAGGAAGTCCTCGACGGACCACCTGTCTAAAGTACCTGGTGTTGGCCAACATGCTGATGAAGTCTGGAATCAACCCCTTTGACTCACAGGAG GCTAAACCCTATAAAAATGATCCAGACATCCTCGCAATGACTAACTTGGTCAG ttCCTACCAGAACAATGACATCACAGAGTTTGAGAAGATCCTGAAGACCAATCACAGTAACATAATGGATGATCCGTTCATAAGAGAACATATAGAAG AGTTATTACGAAATATAAGGACGCAAGTGCTTATCAAATTAATCAAGCCTTACACGAGAATTCACATACCTTTTATTTCCAAG GAATTAAACATCTATGTCTGCGACGTGGAAAGCCTGCTAGTTCAATGCATTCTCGATGG CACGATCAACGGACGCATCGACCAAGTCAACCAACTGTTGGAGTTGGATCACCAGAAGAGGAACGGAGCCCGATACATGGCTTTAGATAAATGGACGAATCAGCTGAATACTCTCAACCAGGCCATCGTCAGCAAACTGGCCTAA